The Corylus avellana chromosome ca8, CavTom2PMs-1.0 genome has a segment encoding these proteins:
- the LOC132189330 gene encoding uncharacterized protein LOC132189330 isoform X1 — MPRKVSYGIDYDEDYDDYEDYDYDNDHDFDVEDDGKPPQSKQGTTKRGIWSCSICTYDNDESFSACDICGVLRNPLINAGTNRDKQTVEGMCKDSGASKMATSLFASLPQRIPETDVLFQKQNDVFVKEEGNNSHRHMNIQGQFHEFHKAFSTCSHHHVNIGPHMSENRMWIYRTRINIPLVASFKFDVPSPDDLVSNGLRSAKMGSKVNSADLKSSRVSSSITEKNGLLNTKASAEKLDISSSLMRKGRQDTFDDSNHSKNRAHNIQSSVKVSDSSLETMPKHYNVDASNNSKNDRGNKLSSDKCSDNSPALNLKGRHDRIDESSSSSVSGGKPESLTNSLNKRALGVGSGFSNNVNATVTHSKEQYKPEKWMLPDQAEDTLTQLNLAIVGHVDSGKSTLSGRLLHLLGRISQKEMHKYEKEAKIQGKGSFAYAWALDESTEERERGITMTVGVAYFDSKKYHVVVLDSPGHKDFVPNMISGATQADAAILVIDASFGAFEAGMDNAKGQTREHAQLIRSFGVDQIIVVINKMDAVDYSKERFDLIKQQLGTFLRTCGFRDSLISWIPLSAMENQNLVAAPSDVRLLSWYRGPYLLDAIDSLQPPTRDFSKPLVMPICDVIKLPTMGQVCACGKLEAGALRSGSKVLVMPSGNVGSVRSLERDSQACTLARAGDNVTVGLQGIDGGHVMAGGVLCHPDFPVAISKHLELKVLVLDVTTPILIGSQLEFHVHHAKEAARVVRIVSLLDPKTGKVTKKAPRCLTAKQSAVIEVALQGPVCVDEFSSCRALGRASLRALGRTIALGIVTRVIEEQQD; from the exons ATGCCTCGTAAAGTAAGTTATGGAATTGATTATGATGAAGACTACGATGACTATGAAGATTATGATTATGATAATGACCATGATTTTGACGTAGAAGATGATG GCAAGCCACCTCAGTCAAAGCAAGGAACTACAAAGCGTGGGATTTGGAGTTGTTCCATTTGCACTTATGATAATGATGAGAGTTTCTCTGCATGTGATATTTGTGGGGTTCTTCGTAATCCGTTGATTAATGCTGGCACCAATAGGGATAAGCAAACAG TTGAGGGCATGTGCAAAGATTCTGGAGCATCCAAAATGGCCACTTCTCTATTTGCATCATTGCCGCAACGGATACCCGAAACGGATGTATTGTTTCAAAAGCAGAATGATGTTTTTGTGAAGGAAGAGGGCAATAACTCCCACAGGCATATGAATATCCAAGGACAATTTCATGAATTCCATAAGGCTTTTAGTACTTGTAGCCATCACCATGTTAATATAGGTCCGCACATGTCTGAAAACAGGATGTGGATCTATAGAACTAGAATAAACATTCCTCTTGT AGCCTCTTTCAAGTTTGATGTTCCATCCCCAGATGATTTGGTTTCTAATGGATTGCGCTCTGCCAAAATGGGTTCAAAAG TCAACTCTGCGGACTTGAAATCTTCAAGAGTTTCCTCAAGCATCACTGAGAAGAATGGTCTACTTAATACAAAAGCAAGTGCTGAAAAGTTGGATATCTCATCTTCGTTGATGCGAAAAGGCAGACAAGATACTTTTGATGACAGCAATCATTCGAAGAACAGAGCTCATAATATACAATCGAGTGTAAAAGTTTCGGATAGCTCATTGGAAACTATGCCAAAACATTACAATGTCGACGCAAGCAATAATTCGAAGAATGATAGAGGAAACAAACTATCGAGTGATAAATGCTCTGATAACTCACCTGCATTGAATCTAAAAGGCAGACATGATAGAATAGATGAGAGCAGTAGTTCTTCAGTGAGTGGGGGCAAGCCAGAAAGCCTTACCAATAGTTTGAATAAAAGGGCTTTGGGTGTTGGTTCTGGGTTTTCAAATAATGTTAATGCTACAGTCACTCATTCAAAGGAACAGTATAAACCTGAAAAGTGGATGCTCCCTGACCAAGCTGAAGATACATTGACACAACTGAATCTTGCGATT GTTGGTCATGTTGATTCTGGAAAATCAACACTCTCTGGTAGACTACTACACCTCTTGGGCCGAATATCCCAAAAAGAGATGCACAAATATGAAAAGGAGGCAAAGATACAG GGCAAAGGGTCCTTTGCTTATGCCTGGGCATTGGATGAGAGCACTGAAGAGAGGGAAAGGGGAATAACTATGACAGTGGGTGTTGCTTATTTTGATTCCAAAAAGTATCATGTTGTTGTGCTTGACTCACCAGGCCATAAGGATTTTGTTCCGAACATGATATCTGGAGCAACACAAGCTGATGCTGCAATTCTTGTCATAGATGCCTCGTTTGGTGCATTTGAAGCTGGTATGGACAATGCTAAGGGGCAAACACGGGAGCACGCACAACTTATCAGAAGTTTTGGTGTTGATCAAATTATAGTTGTGATTAACAAAATGGATGCCGTGGATTACTCAAAGGAAcggtttgatttgattaaacaaCAACTTGGAACCTTTCTACGTACTTGTGGGTTTAGAGATTCTCTTATATCATGGATCCCATTGAGTGCCATGGAAAATCAAAATTTGGTGGCTGCTCCTTCTGATGTTCGTCTGCTGTCCTG GTATCGTGGACCTTATTTGCTGGATGCAATTGATTCCCTCCAACCTCCCACAAGAGATTTCTCAAAGCCCCTAGTTATGCCTATATGTGATGTTATTAAGTTGCCTACAATGGGGCAGGTGTGCGCCTGTGGTAAACTAGAAGCTGGAGCTCTTCGGAGTGGATCCAAG GTTCTAGTTATGCCGTCAGGAAATGTAGGGTCGGTACGTTCCTTAGAACGCGACTCTCAGGCTTGTACACTTGCAAGAGCTGGAGACAATGTGACTGTTGGTCTTCAAGGCATTGATGGGGGCCATGTGATGGCTGGGGGGGTGCTATGTCACCCTGATTTTCCTGTTGCTATTTCCAAACATTTGGAACTGAAGGTCCTTGTTTTGGATGTTACAACCCCGATATTGATTGGCTCTCAG TTGGAGTTTCATGTACACCATGCAAAGGAAGCTGCAAGAGTTGTCAGAATAGTGTCTTTACTTGATCCAAAGACTGGCAAGGTGACAAAGAAGGCACCTCGCTGCCTTACTGCAAAGCAAAGTGCAGTTATTGAG GTGGCTTTGCAAGGACCCGTGTGTGTGGACGAGTTTTCAAGTTGTAGAGCTCTTGGGAGGGCGTCTCTAAGAGCATTAGGAAGAACAATTGCTCTCGGGATCGTAACCCGAGTAATCGAGGAGCAGCAGGATTAG
- the LOC132189330 gene encoding uncharacterized protein LOC132189330 isoform X2, whose product MPRKVSYGIDYDEDYDDYEDYDYDNDHDFDVEDDGKPPQSKQGTTKRGIWSCSICTYDNDESFSACDICGVLRNPLINAGTNRDKQTVEGMCKDSGASKMATSLFASLPQRIPETDVLFQKQNDVFVKEEGNNSHRHMNIQGQFHEFHKAFSTCSHHHVNIASFKFDVPSPDDLVSNGLRSAKMGSKVNSADLKSSRVSSSITEKNGLLNTKASAEKLDISSSLMRKGRQDTFDDSNHSKNRAHNIQSSVKVSDSSLETMPKHYNVDASNNSKNDRGNKLSSDKCSDNSPALNLKGRHDRIDESSSSSVSGGKPESLTNSLNKRALGVGSGFSNNVNATVTHSKEQYKPEKWMLPDQAEDTLTQLNLAIVGHVDSGKSTLSGRLLHLLGRISQKEMHKYEKEAKIQGKGSFAYAWALDESTEERERGITMTVGVAYFDSKKYHVVVLDSPGHKDFVPNMISGATQADAAILVIDASFGAFEAGMDNAKGQTREHAQLIRSFGVDQIIVVINKMDAVDYSKERFDLIKQQLGTFLRTCGFRDSLISWIPLSAMENQNLVAAPSDVRLLSWYRGPYLLDAIDSLQPPTRDFSKPLVMPICDVIKLPTMGQVCACGKLEAGALRSGSKVLVMPSGNVGSVRSLERDSQACTLARAGDNVTVGLQGIDGGHVMAGGVLCHPDFPVAISKHLELKVLVLDVTTPILIGSQLEFHVHHAKEAARVVRIVSLLDPKTGKVTKKAPRCLTAKQSAVIEVALQGPVCVDEFSSCRALGRASLRALGRTIALGIVTRVIEEQQD is encoded by the exons ATGCCTCGTAAAGTAAGTTATGGAATTGATTATGATGAAGACTACGATGACTATGAAGATTATGATTATGATAATGACCATGATTTTGACGTAGAAGATGATG GCAAGCCACCTCAGTCAAAGCAAGGAACTACAAAGCGTGGGATTTGGAGTTGTTCCATTTGCACTTATGATAATGATGAGAGTTTCTCTGCATGTGATATTTGTGGGGTTCTTCGTAATCCGTTGATTAATGCTGGCACCAATAGGGATAAGCAAACAG TTGAGGGCATGTGCAAAGATTCTGGAGCATCCAAAATGGCCACTTCTCTATTTGCATCATTGCCGCAACGGATACCCGAAACGGATGTATTGTTTCAAAAGCAGAATGATGTTTTTGTGAAGGAAGAGGGCAATAACTCCCACAGGCATATGAATATCCAAGGACAATTTCATGAATTCCATAAGGCTTTTAGTACTTGTAGCCATCACCATGTTAATATAG CCTCTTTCAAGTTTGATGTTCCATCCCCAGATGATTTGGTTTCTAATGGATTGCGCTCTGCCAAAATGGGTTCAAAAG TCAACTCTGCGGACTTGAAATCTTCAAGAGTTTCCTCAAGCATCACTGAGAAGAATGGTCTACTTAATACAAAAGCAAGTGCTGAAAAGTTGGATATCTCATCTTCGTTGATGCGAAAAGGCAGACAAGATACTTTTGATGACAGCAATCATTCGAAGAACAGAGCTCATAATATACAATCGAGTGTAAAAGTTTCGGATAGCTCATTGGAAACTATGCCAAAACATTACAATGTCGACGCAAGCAATAATTCGAAGAATGATAGAGGAAACAAACTATCGAGTGATAAATGCTCTGATAACTCACCTGCATTGAATCTAAAAGGCAGACATGATAGAATAGATGAGAGCAGTAGTTCTTCAGTGAGTGGGGGCAAGCCAGAAAGCCTTACCAATAGTTTGAATAAAAGGGCTTTGGGTGTTGGTTCTGGGTTTTCAAATAATGTTAATGCTACAGTCACTCATTCAAAGGAACAGTATAAACCTGAAAAGTGGATGCTCCCTGACCAAGCTGAAGATACATTGACACAACTGAATCTTGCGATT GTTGGTCATGTTGATTCTGGAAAATCAACACTCTCTGGTAGACTACTACACCTCTTGGGCCGAATATCCCAAAAAGAGATGCACAAATATGAAAAGGAGGCAAAGATACAG GGCAAAGGGTCCTTTGCTTATGCCTGGGCATTGGATGAGAGCACTGAAGAGAGGGAAAGGGGAATAACTATGACAGTGGGTGTTGCTTATTTTGATTCCAAAAAGTATCATGTTGTTGTGCTTGACTCACCAGGCCATAAGGATTTTGTTCCGAACATGATATCTGGAGCAACACAAGCTGATGCTGCAATTCTTGTCATAGATGCCTCGTTTGGTGCATTTGAAGCTGGTATGGACAATGCTAAGGGGCAAACACGGGAGCACGCACAACTTATCAGAAGTTTTGGTGTTGATCAAATTATAGTTGTGATTAACAAAATGGATGCCGTGGATTACTCAAAGGAAcggtttgatttgattaaacaaCAACTTGGAACCTTTCTACGTACTTGTGGGTTTAGAGATTCTCTTATATCATGGATCCCATTGAGTGCCATGGAAAATCAAAATTTGGTGGCTGCTCCTTCTGATGTTCGTCTGCTGTCCTG GTATCGTGGACCTTATTTGCTGGATGCAATTGATTCCCTCCAACCTCCCACAAGAGATTTCTCAAAGCCCCTAGTTATGCCTATATGTGATGTTATTAAGTTGCCTACAATGGGGCAGGTGTGCGCCTGTGGTAAACTAGAAGCTGGAGCTCTTCGGAGTGGATCCAAG GTTCTAGTTATGCCGTCAGGAAATGTAGGGTCGGTACGTTCCTTAGAACGCGACTCTCAGGCTTGTACACTTGCAAGAGCTGGAGACAATGTGACTGTTGGTCTTCAAGGCATTGATGGGGGCCATGTGATGGCTGGGGGGGTGCTATGTCACCCTGATTTTCCTGTTGCTATTTCCAAACATTTGGAACTGAAGGTCCTTGTTTTGGATGTTACAACCCCGATATTGATTGGCTCTCAG TTGGAGTTTCATGTACACCATGCAAAGGAAGCTGCAAGAGTTGTCAGAATAGTGTCTTTACTTGATCCAAAGACTGGCAAGGTGACAAAGAAGGCACCTCGCTGCCTTACTGCAAAGCAAAGTGCAGTTATTGAG GTGGCTTTGCAAGGACCCGTGTGTGTGGACGAGTTTTCAAGTTGTAGAGCTCTTGGGAGGGCGTCTCTAAGAGCATTAGGAAGAACAATTGCTCTCGGGATCGTAACCCGAGTAATCGAGGAGCAGCAGGATTAG
- the LOC132189330 gene encoding uncharacterized protein LOC132189330 isoform X3, with protein MPRKVSYGIDYDEDYDDYEDYDYDNDHDFDVEDDGKPPQSKQGTTKRGIWSCSICTYDNDESFSACDICGVLRNPLINAGTNRDKQTASFKFDVPSPDDLVSNGLRSAKMGSKVNSADLKSSRVSSSITEKNGLLNTKASAEKLDISSSLMRKGRQDTFDDSNHSKNRAHNIQSSVKVSDSSLETMPKHYNVDASNNSKNDRGNKLSSDKCSDNSPALNLKGRHDRIDESSSSSVSGGKPESLTNSLNKRALGVGSGFSNNVNATVTHSKEQYKPEKWMLPDQAEDTLTQLNLAIVGHVDSGKSTLSGRLLHLLGRISQKEMHKYEKEAKIQGKGSFAYAWALDESTEERERGITMTVGVAYFDSKKYHVVVLDSPGHKDFVPNMISGATQADAAILVIDASFGAFEAGMDNAKGQTREHAQLIRSFGVDQIIVVINKMDAVDYSKERFDLIKQQLGTFLRTCGFRDSLISWIPLSAMENQNLVAAPSDVRLLSWYRGPYLLDAIDSLQPPTRDFSKPLVMPICDVIKLPTMGQVCACGKLEAGALRSGSKVLVMPSGNVGSVRSLERDSQACTLARAGDNVTVGLQGIDGGHVMAGGVLCHPDFPVAISKHLELKVLVLDVTTPILIGSQLEFHVHHAKEAARVVRIVSLLDPKTGKVTKKAPRCLTAKQSAVIEVALQGPVCVDEFSSCRALGRASLRALGRTIALGIVTRVIEEQQD; from the exons ATGCCTCGTAAAGTAAGTTATGGAATTGATTATGATGAAGACTACGATGACTATGAAGATTATGATTATGATAATGACCATGATTTTGACGTAGAAGATGATG GCAAGCCACCTCAGTCAAAGCAAGGAACTACAAAGCGTGGGATTTGGAGTTGTTCCATTTGCACTTATGATAATGATGAGAGTTTCTCTGCATGTGATATTTGTGGGGTTCTTCGTAATCCGTTGATTAATGCTGGCACCAATAGGGATAAGCAAACAG CCTCTTTCAAGTTTGATGTTCCATCCCCAGATGATTTGGTTTCTAATGGATTGCGCTCTGCCAAAATGGGTTCAAAAG TCAACTCTGCGGACTTGAAATCTTCAAGAGTTTCCTCAAGCATCACTGAGAAGAATGGTCTACTTAATACAAAAGCAAGTGCTGAAAAGTTGGATATCTCATCTTCGTTGATGCGAAAAGGCAGACAAGATACTTTTGATGACAGCAATCATTCGAAGAACAGAGCTCATAATATACAATCGAGTGTAAAAGTTTCGGATAGCTCATTGGAAACTATGCCAAAACATTACAATGTCGACGCAAGCAATAATTCGAAGAATGATAGAGGAAACAAACTATCGAGTGATAAATGCTCTGATAACTCACCTGCATTGAATCTAAAAGGCAGACATGATAGAATAGATGAGAGCAGTAGTTCTTCAGTGAGTGGGGGCAAGCCAGAAAGCCTTACCAATAGTTTGAATAAAAGGGCTTTGGGTGTTGGTTCTGGGTTTTCAAATAATGTTAATGCTACAGTCACTCATTCAAAGGAACAGTATAAACCTGAAAAGTGGATGCTCCCTGACCAAGCTGAAGATACATTGACACAACTGAATCTTGCGATT GTTGGTCATGTTGATTCTGGAAAATCAACACTCTCTGGTAGACTACTACACCTCTTGGGCCGAATATCCCAAAAAGAGATGCACAAATATGAAAAGGAGGCAAAGATACAG GGCAAAGGGTCCTTTGCTTATGCCTGGGCATTGGATGAGAGCACTGAAGAGAGGGAAAGGGGAATAACTATGACAGTGGGTGTTGCTTATTTTGATTCCAAAAAGTATCATGTTGTTGTGCTTGACTCACCAGGCCATAAGGATTTTGTTCCGAACATGATATCTGGAGCAACACAAGCTGATGCTGCAATTCTTGTCATAGATGCCTCGTTTGGTGCATTTGAAGCTGGTATGGACAATGCTAAGGGGCAAACACGGGAGCACGCACAACTTATCAGAAGTTTTGGTGTTGATCAAATTATAGTTGTGATTAACAAAATGGATGCCGTGGATTACTCAAAGGAAcggtttgatttgattaaacaaCAACTTGGAACCTTTCTACGTACTTGTGGGTTTAGAGATTCTCTTATATCATGGATCCCATTGAGTGCCATGGAAAATCAAAATTTGGTGGCTGCTCCTTCTGATGTTCGTCTGCTGTCCTG GTATCGTGGACCTTATTTGCTGGATGCAATTGATTCCCTCCAACCTCCCACAAGAGATTTCTCAAAGCCCCTAGTTATGCCTATATGTGATGTTATTAAGTTGCCTACAATGGGGCAGGTGTGCGCCTGTGGTAAACTAGAAGCTGGAGCTCTTCGGAGTGGATCCAAG GTTCTAGTTATGCCGTCAGGAAATGTAGGGTCGGTACGTTCCTTAGAACGCGACTCTCAGGCTTGTACACTTGCAAGAGCTGGAGACAATGTGACTGTTGGTCTTCAAGGCATTGATGGGGGCCATGTGATGGCTGGGGGGGTGCTATGTCACCCTGATTTTCCTGTTGCTATTTCCAAACATTTGGAACTGAAGGTCCTTGTTTTGGATGTTACAACCCCGATATTGATTGGCTCTCAG TTGGAGTTTCATGTACACCATGCAAAGGAAGCTGCAAGAGTTGTCAGAATAGTGTCTTTACTTGATCCAAAGACTGGCAAGGTGACAAAGAAGGCACCTCGCTGCCTTACTGCAAAGCAAAGTGCAGTTATTGAG GTGGCTTTGCAAGGACCCGTGTGTGTGGACGAGTTTTCAAGTTGTAGAGCTCTTGGGAGGGCGTCTCTAAGAGCATTAGGAAGAACAATTGCTCTCGGGATCGTAACCCGAGTAATCGAGGAGCAGCAGGATTAG
- the LOC132189330 gene encoding uncharacterized protein LOC132189330 isoform X4: protein MPRKVSYGIDYDEDYDDYEDYDYDNDHDFDVEDDGKPPQSKQGTTKRGIWSCSICTYDNDESFSACDICGVLRNPLINAGTNRDKQTVNSADLKSSRVSSSITEKNGLLNTKASAEKLDISSSLMRKGRQDTFDDSNHSKNRAHNIQSSVKVSDSSLETMPKHYNVDASNNSKNDRGNKLSSDKCSDNSPALNLKGRHDRIDESSSSSVSGGKPESLTNSLNKRALGVGSGFSNNVNATVTHSKEQYKPEKWMLPDQAEDTLTQLNLAIVGHVDSGKSTLSGRLLHLLGRISQKEMHKYEKEAKIQGKGSFAYAWALDESTEERERGITMTVGVAYFDSKKYHVVVLDSPGHKDFVPNMISGATQADAAILVIDASFGAFEAGMDNAKGQTREHAQLIRSFGVDQIIVVINKMDAVDYSKERFDLIKQQLGTFLRTCGFRDSLISWIPLSAMENQNLVAAPSDVRLLSWYRGPYLLDAIDSLQPPTRDFSKPLVMPICDVIKLPTMGQVCACGKLEAGALRSGSKVLVMPSGNVGSVRSLERDSQACTLARAGDNVTVGLQGIDGGHVMAGGVLCHPDFPVAISKHLELKVLVLDVTTPILIGSQLEFHVHHAKEAARVVRIVSLLDPKTGKVTKKAPRCLTAKQSAVIEVALQGPVCVDEFSSCRALGRASLRALGRTIALGIVTRVIEEQQD, encoded by the exons ATGCCTCGTAAAGTAAGTTATGGAATTGATTATGATGAAGACTACGATGACTATGAAGATTATGATTATGATAATGACCATGATTTTGACGTAGAAGATGATG GCAAGCCACCTCAGTCAAAGCAAGGAACTACAAAGCGTGGGATTTGGAGTTGTTCCATTTGCACTTATGATAATGATGAGAGTTTCTCTGCATGTGATATTTGTGGGGTTCTTCGTAATCCGTTGATTAATGCTGGCACCAATAGGGATAAGCAAACAG TCAACTCTGCGGACTTGAAATCTTCAAGAGTTTCCTCAAGCATCACTGAGAAGAATGGTCTACTTAATACAAAAGCAAGTGCTGAAAAGTTGGATATCTCATCTTCGTTGATGCGAAAAGGCAGACAAGATACTTTTGATGACAGCAATCATTCGAAGAACAGAGCTCATAATATACAATCGAGTGTAAAAGTTTCGGATAGCTCATTGGAAACTATGCCAAAACATTACAATGTCGACGCAAGCAATAATTCGAAGAATGATAGAGGAAACAAACTATCGAGTGATAAATGCTCTGATAACTCACCTGCATTGAATCTAAAAGGCAGACATGATAGAATAGATGAGAGCAGTAGTTCTTCAGTGAGTGGGGGCAAGCCAGAAAGCCTTACCAATAGTTTGAATAAAAGGGCTTTGGGTGTTGGTTCTGGGTTTTCAAATAATGTTAATGCTACAGTCACTCATTCAAAGGAACAGTATAAACCTGAAAAGTGGATGCTCCCTGACCAAGCTGAAGATACATTGACACAACTGAATCTTGCGATT GTTGGTCATGTTGATTCTGGAAAATCAACACTCTCTGGTAGACTACTACACCTCTTGGGCCGAATATCCCAAAAAGAGATGCACAAATATGAAAAGGAGGCAAAGATACAG GGCAAAGGGTCCTTTGCTTATGCCTGGGCATTGGATGAGAGCACTGAAGAGAGGGAAAGGGGAATAACTATGACAGTGGGTGTTGCTTATTTTGATTCCAAAAAGTATCATGTTGTTGTGCTTGACTCACCAGGCCATAAGGATTTTGTTCCGAACATGATATCTGGAGCAACACAAGCTGATGCTGCAATTCTTGTCATAGATGCCTCGTTTGGTGCATTTGAAGCTGGTATGGACAATGCTAAGGGGCAAACACGGGAGCACGCACAACTTATCAGAAGTTTTGGTGTTGATCAAATTATAGTTGTGATTAACAAAATGGATGCCGTGGATTACTCAAAGGAAcggtttgatttgattaaacaaCAACTTGGAACCTTTCTACGTACTTGTGGGTTTAGAGATTCTCTTATATCATGGATCCCATTGAGTGCCATGGAAAATCAAAATTTGGTGGCTGCTCCTTCTGATGTTCGTCTGCTGTCCTG GTATCGTGGACCTTATTTGCTGGATGCAATTGATTCCCTCCAACCTCCCACAAGAGATTTCTCAAAGCCCCTAGTTATGCCTATATGTGATGTTATTAAGTTGCCTACAATGGGGCAGGTGTGCGCCTGTGGTAAACTAGAAGCTGGAGCTCTTCGGAGTGGATCCAAG GTTCTAGTTATGCCGTCAGGAAATGTAGGGTCGGTACGTTCCTTAGAACGCGACTCTCAGGCTTGTACACTTGCAAGAGCTGGAGACAATGTGACTGTTGGTCTTCAAGGCATTGATGGGGGCCATGTGATGGCTGGGGGGGTGCTATGTCACCCTGATTTTCCTGTTGCTATTTCCAAACATTTGGAACTGAAGGTCCTTGTTTTGGATGTTACAACCCCGATATTGATTGGCTCTCAG TTGGAGTTTCATGTACACCATGCAAAGGAAGCTGCAAGAGTTGTCAGAATAGTGTCTTTACTTGATCCAAAGACTGGCAAGGTGACAAAGAAGGCACCTCGCTGCCTTACTGCAAAGCAAAGTGCAGTTATTGAG GTGGCTTTGCAAGGACCCGTGTGTGTGGACGAGTTTTCAAGTTGTAGAGCTCTTGGGAGGGCGTCTCTAAGAGCATTAGGAAGAACAATTGCTCTCGGGATCGTAACCCGAGTAATCGAGGAGCAGCAGGATTAG